The Candidatus Uhrbacteria bacterium genome has a segment encoding these proteins:
- a CDS encoding DUF3048 domain-containing protein — translation MNLNPEIVLGYAKRFRWHIAIGTVFVVALCAVALWLILSGATRSSGSGGTDTGFQVPTSTEALVARRLDGVLVSPSVASLAPRSVMIENHPDARPVSGLSKASIVIEAPVEGGITRYLAFFAASTTLPQIGPVRSARPYYVDWADGWNASYFHVGGSPDALEKISALAGFTDVNEFAQGNSFWRDNTRSAPHNVYTKNELMDAILVKEGVASSTAPVAWHFQDAASSTDRGTVDEVRIPYGGSFNVRWDFDPERGVYARSLSGVAQKDRDGSVVEAENIIVLKTEQQVLDTTGRLRIRTTGSGEAVAYRDGKRFVLRWRRSAGEPIRFESTDGTEFIFTRGRTWIEVTTSDPIFGGIGG, via the coding sequence ATGAACTTGAATCCCGAGATTGTTCTGGGATACGCAAAACGGTTTCGCTGGCACATCGCCATCGGAACCGTTTTTGTTGTCGCGTTGTGTGCGGTAGCGCTTTGGTTGATTTTGTCCGGCGCAACGCGTTCATCAGGTAGCGGCGGTACGGATACTGGTTTCCAGGTTCCTACATCGACAGAGGCTTTAGTTGCCCGCCGTTTGGACGGTGTTTTGGTTTCGCCTTCTGTAGCTTCGCTGGCTCCAAGATCTGTGATGATCGAGAATCATCCGGATGCGCGTCCTGTTTCTGGTTTGTCTAAAGCGTCCATCGTGATTGAGGCGCCTGTTGAGGGCGGGATTACCCGTTACTTGGCCTTCTTTGCTGCATCGACGACCTTGCCGCAGATTGGTCCGGTGCGCAGCGCTCGACCTTATTATGTCGATTGGGCTGATGGTTGGAATGCCTCGTATTTCCATGTTGGTGGGAGCCCGGATGCTTTGGAAAAGATTTCTGCTTTGGCCGGATTTACTGACGTGAATGAATTTGCGCAGGGCAATAGCTTTTGGCGCGACAATACGCGATCAGCGCCGCATAATGTTTATACAAAGAATGAGTTGATGGATGCGATTCTTGTTAAGGAAGGCGTCGCAAGTTCAACAGCTCCTGTTGCTTGGCATTTTCAGGATGCGGCCAGCTCGACGGATCGCGGTACCGTTGACGAGGTTCGTATTCCATACGGCGGATCATTTAATGTTCGATGGGATTTTGATCCGGAGCGTGGCGTGTATGCCAGAAGTTTGTCCGGTGTTGCTCAAAAGGATCGTGATGGATCTGTGGTTGAGGCGGAGAACATTATCGTTCTTAAAACAGAGCAGCAGGTTCTTGATACGACAGGACGTTTGCGTATTCGAACAACAGGAAGCGGCGAAGCGGTTGCGTATCGTGATGGAAAGCGTTTTGTCTTGCGATGGCGCCGCTCAGCTGGCGAGCCGATCCGTTTTGAATCGACAGATGGAACAGAATTTATTTTTACGCGCGGACGTACGTGGATTGAAGTAACGACCAGCGATCCGATTTTTGGTGGTATTGGCGGTTAA
- the prmC gene encoding peptide chain release factor N(5)-glutamine methyltransferase, producing the protein MPTLTLALWLADAEKRLAHVLKDKDIAHQDVHWIASKILKRDRSWLLTHRDATLKTLQLWNLNRLLRRRLRDEPLAYLLNSAPFYGRDFYVDKRVLIPRPETEDLIEIALRRLEHLKHPTIIDVGTGSGAISITMALESHDATVFATDLSRRALAIAKKNAKHLKAKIHFNKGNLLTAKLLNKIDTDSPLCILANLPYLPPEDKRSMPKSVTSYEPSMALFASNKGLALNERLLAQASEHNAAFVLLEFDPPQAPKLRDIAARLFPNAIIRIHHDRCGRDRILEVLRTD; encoded by the coding sequence ATGCCGACCCTGACACTCGCCCTTTGGCTCGCAGACGCAGAAAAGCGTCTGGCGCATGTTCTTAAAGATAAAGACATCGCTCATCAGGACGTCCATTGGATCGCTTCCAAGATTCTTAAACGGGATCGATCCTGGCTCCTGACGCACCGCGATGCAACCCTCAAAACACTTCAGCTCTGGAATCTCAACCGACTCCTACGTCGCCGCTTACGCGATGAACCGCTCGCCTATCTCCTTAATTCCGCTCCTTTCTATGGTCGTGATTTTTACGTCGATAAACGCGTCCTCATCCCTCGTCCGGAAACAGAAGATTTGATAGAAATCGCCCTCCGCCGATTGGAGCATCTCAAGCATCCAACCATTATCGATGTAGGCACCGGCTCAGGAGCCATCAGCATAACCATGGCGCTTGAATCGCATGACGCAACGGTCTTCGCAACCGATCTCTCCAGACGCGCATTAGCCATTGCCAAAAAAAATGCCAAACACCTCAAAGCAAAAATCCATTTTAATAAAGGGAACTTGCTGACCGCAAAACTCCTGAACAAAATCGATACCGACTCCCCGCTCTGTATCCTGGCAAATCTCCCCTACCTTCCTCCAGAAGACAAACGTTCGATGCCTAAAAGCGTAACGAGTTACGAACCATCCATGGCGCTCTTTGCTTCTAACAAAGGTCTAGCGCTTAACGAACGGCTCCTCGCCCAAGCAAGTGAGCATAACGCCGCATTCGTTTTACTTGAGTTCGATCCGCCTCAAGCACCAAAACTCCGCGACATCGCCGCGCGTCTTTTTCCAAACGCTATCATCCGTATCCATCACGACCGCTGCGGACGCGACAGAATTTTAGAAGTCCTGAGAACCGATTAA
- a CDS encoding PQQ-dependent sugar dehydrogenase, which yields MKYRLFLGFAVIVIVAFGGFLYAAWPYRGLVPTLIPPPIDLGEATPTTSSSTNDVGEMQPGKNETGLPLKLPDGFSMNVFAKNTPGARVVLDVGDALIVSLTTAGKIVRLVDADKNGIAERVEELARGLNKPHGLALRTTGNLRFVYVAELQQLSRYELSAEGKLMNKTKLTSLPSGGRHFTRTILRKDVPSESDIYLSIGSSCDVCNEKDARHGTVQIWNGSEMKPYAQGLRNAVFMTYGPDGKIWVTEMGRDFLGDELPPDEINVLEAEKNYGWPTCYGQNIHDTQFDKNTYIRNPCMEPFEMPSKIDLPAHSAPLGLAFIPTGKGWPKEYEGNLLVVFHGSWNRSEPTGYKVRRFVLDANGNVVKDEDFISGWLDDASVLGRPVDLKFDNNGTLFISDDRAGLVYRVTPPKR from the coding sequence ATGAAATATCGATTGTTCCTGGGTTTTGCCGTTATCGTGATTGTGGCGTTTGGAGGATTTCTCTATGCGGCATGGCCATATCGAGGTTTGGTTCCGACTTTGATACCGCCGCCGATCGATCTTGGTGAGGCGACTCCCACGACATCTTCATCGACAAATGATGTAGGGGAGATGCAGCCTGGGAAGAATGAGACGGGATTACCTTTGAAATTGCCGGACGGATTCTCAATGAATGTGTTTGCAAAGAACACGCCTGGTGCCCGCGTGGTTTTGGATGTTGGTGATGCATTGATTGTTAGTCTTACAACTGCCGGTAAGATTGTCCGATTGGTCGATGCCGATAAAAATGGGATTGCGGAACGTGTAGAAGAATTGGCCCGCGGCTTAAATAAGCCTCATGGACTGGCATTGCGTACCACCGGAAACTTGCGATTTGTGTATGTCGCGGAATTGCAGCAGCTTTCACGTTATGAGTTGAGTGCTGAAGGGAAGCTCATGAATAAAACCAAGCTGACGTCGCTGCCGTCAGGAGGACGGCATTTCACACGCACCATCCTACGTAAAGATGTCCCGTCTGAAAGCGATATTTATCTTTCCATCGGTTCATCTTGCGATGTCTGTAATGAAAAAGATGCACGGCATGGAACGGTGCAGATCTGGAATGGTTCTGAAATGAAGCCTTACGCGCAGGGGTTGCGTAATGCTGTCTTTATGACGTACGGGCCTGATGGAAAGATTTGGGTAACGGAAATGGGCCGGGATTTTCTTGGCGATGAATTGCCTCCGGATGAGATCAATGTTCTTGAAGCGGAAAAGAATTACGGTTGGCCGACGTGTTACGGACAAAATATTCACGATACGCAGTTTGATAAGAATACGTATATCCGTAATCCCTGCATGGAGCCATTTGAAATGCCGAGTAAGATCGATTTACCAGCCCATTCCGCACCGCTCGGTCTCGCGTTTATCCCTACGGGTAAAGGTTGGCCTAAGGAATATGAAGGTAACCTGCTTGTAGTCTTCCACGGCTCTTGGAATCGATCGGAGCCGACGGGTTATAAGGTGCGTCGATTTGTCCTTGATGCTAATGGCAATGTCGTGAAGGATGAAGATTTTATTTCTGGTTGGTTGGATGATGCGAGCGTGCTTGGCCGTCCTGTTGATTTGAAATTCGATAACAACGGGACATTGTTCATCTCCGATGATCGTGCAGGTTTGGTATATCGTGTGACGCCGCCTAAACGATAA
- a CDS encoding NADP-dependent malic enzyme has protein sequence MAQDVKRLALELHEKLRGKIRIEPTCTIETKEDLTLVYSPGVGAVSQAIAADPASVDRYTWRRNTVAIVSDGSAVLGFGDIGHLSVLPVLEGKSAIFKRFSGIDAIPILIDTKDVDAFVETVAHIASSFGAIQMEDVSAPRCFEIERKLMERLDMPVMHDDQHGTAIVALAGLMNSLKVVGKSMESIRVVLNGAGAAGIAIARLLVDAGVKDIVMCDRQGAIYDGREGLNDEKKEVAAFTNLNKRTGSLSEVAVGADVLIGVSAAGAFTVEIVKSMATSPIVFALANPVPEIDPETAALAGVAVLATGRSDFANQVNNALCYPGLFRGMLDSGVKKVTSEIKLRAAQAIADSLPNPTPDAIIPSIFQPGLHELVAKSIKG, from the coding sequence ATGGCTCAAGACGTCAAGCGATTGGCATTGGAATTGCATGAGAAACTGCGGGGAAAGATTCGTATTGAACCAACCTGCACGATCGAGACAAAAGAAGATCTTACGTTGGTTTACTCGCCGGGTGTCGGAGCCGTGTCTCAGGCGATTGCGGCTGATCCAGCTTCTGTTGATCGATATACATGGCGTCGGAATACTGTCGCGATTGTTTCTGATGGTTCTGCCGTACTTGGCTTTGGCGACATCGGACACTTGTCAGTACTACCGGTGCTTGAAGGCAAGTCGGCGATCTTTAAGCGTTTTTCCGGCATTGATGCGATTCCGATTTTGATCGATACAAAAGATGTGGATGCGTTTGTCGAGACGGTGGCGCACATCGCCTCATCGTTTGGAGCGATTCAAATGGAAGATGTTTCTGCGCCGCGTTGTTTTGAGATCGAACGTAAATTGATGGAGCGATTGGACATGCCGGTGATGCATGATGATCAGCATGGAACAGCGATTGTTGCGCTGGCTGGTTTGATGAATTCGCTGAAGGTTGTCGGTAAGTCGATGGAGTCGATTCGTGTTGTTTTGAATGGGGCTGGTGCGGCAGGAATCGCGATTGCGCGTTTATTGGTTGATGCCGGAGTGAAGGATATTGTGATGTGTGATCGACAAGGTGCTATTTATGATGGACGTGAGGGATTGAATGATGAGAAGAAAGAAGTGGCGGCATTTACGAATTTGAATAAGCGAACGGGTAGCTTGTCGGAGGTTGCCGTTGGCGCGGATGTGTTGATCGGCGTATCAGCGGCCGGGGCGTTTACCGTAGAGATCGTGAAGTCGATGGCAACGAGCCCGATTGTGTTTGCACTTGCGAACCCGGTGCCGGAAATCGATCCGGAGACGGCGGCCTTGGCCGGTGTGGCTGTATTAGCGACCGGGAGAAGCGATTTTGCCAATCAAGTAAACAATGCTTTGTGCTACCCGGGTTTGTTTCGCGGAATGCTGGATAGCGGAGTGAAAAAAGTGACATCGGAGATCAAGCTACGTGCAGCCCAGGCGATCGCCGACTCACTGCCAAATCCGACTCCTGATGCGATTATTCCATCGATTTTTCAGCCTGGTTTGCATGAGCTCGTGGCAAAGAGCATCAAGGGTTAA